One segment of Candidatus Goldiibacteriota bacterium DNA contains the following:
- a CDS encoding class I SAM-dependent methyltransferase: protein MTSNAPKNAQSYRLRILEKIKPYFSGDSLLDAGCGDGEDAVLMAPFFKKTEAIDLEESVNWKKFDGSGIEFKTGNCEKLNYPVGSFDTVVEKDMLHHAADPVNAVKEMCRVSRKTVIILEANRYNPIFYLHLTLMGGHQHFSQKRFEETIKPCSLPYEIKHFSARVSPINMPFFINLVNSASDLLEKIPFYGPIIEYNMAVITKK, encoded by the coding sequence ATGACAAGTAACGCCCCAAAAAACGCGCAGTCATACAGATTAAGAATTCTTGAAAAAATAAAACCGTATTTTTCCGGCGATTCGCTGCTGGACGCCGGATGCGGCGACGGCGAAGACGCTGTTTTAATGGCGCCGTTTTTTAAAAAAACAGAAGCCATAGACCTGGAAGAATCAGTTAACTGGAAAAAGTTTGACGGGTCAGGTATTGAATTTAAAACCGGCAACTGCGAAAAGTTAAACTATCCGGTCGGTTCATTTGACACTGTTGTGGAAAAAGACATGCTGCATCACGCGGCCGATCCTGTAAACGCGGTAAAAGAAATGTGCAGGGTTTCAAGAAAAACCGTAATTATTCTGGAAGCCAACAGGTACAACCCCATTTTTTACCTTCACCTTACTTTAATGGGCGGGCACCAGCATTTTTCACAGAAACGTTTTGAAGAAACTATTAAACCCTGCAGCCTGCCTTATGAAATAAAACATTTTTCAGCCAGGGTAAGCCCGATAAATATGCCGTTTTTTATAAATCTGGTAAACAGCGCGTCTGACCTGCTTGAAAAGATTCCGTTTTACGGCCCCATCATAGAATACAACATGGCGGTTATCACAAAAAAATGA
- the purC gene encoding phosphoribosylaminoimidazolesuccinocarboxamide synthase, producing MGSVKEVEIIKAATDNSEGEGTFTFSDRYSVFDWGEMPDHIDHKGAALCTLSSYFFNLLAKKGIKSHFLGLAEGNKVITYENAFKPFNKMKVQVLRVIRPAYNKEKNTYNYAQYENVSGNYLIPLEVIYRNSLPEGSSVFKRIKNGDVTFQALGLEKMPVPGDDLQTPILDVSTKLEHTDRYIDWTEAGVISGLRSDGIKKVKSLILEINSLITERCAAAGIKNVDGKFEFGMNSSGELIVVDVLGTPDECRFTIDGFHISKEITRRHYRGTQWAEEVEKAKKERGNDWKTFVKTAPPPLPSQMKNLISQMYQAVTNEISGTKFFDVPALSKIIPELKKYDK from the coding sequence ATGGGCAGCGTAAAAGAGGTTGAAATAATAAAAGCCGCTACGGACAATTCAGAAGGTGAAGGCACTTTTACATTTTCTGACAGATACTCTGTTTTTGACTGGGGGGAAATGCCGGACCATATAGACCATAAAGGCGCCGCGCTTTGCACTCTTTCTTCATACTTTTTTAACCTATTGGCAAAAAAAGGAATTAAGTCCCACTTTCTTGGGCTTGCAGAGGGAAATAAAGTAATTACCTATGAAAATGCCTTTAAACCATTTAATAAAATGAAAGTTCAGGTCCTGCGCGTAATTCGCCCCGCTTATAATAAGGAAAAGAACACATATAATTACGCGCAGTATGAAAATGTTTCAGGCAATTACCTTATTCCGCTTGAAGTTATATACAGAAACAGCCTTCCGGAAGGTTCTTCCGTATTCAAAAGGATTAAAAATGGAGATGTTACTTTTCAGGCGCTTGGACTTGAAAAAATGCCTGTTCCCGGCGATGATTTACAGACACCCATACTTGACGTTTCCACAAAACTTGAACATACTGACCGCTACATTGACTGGACAGAAGCCGGTGTAATTTCCGGCCTTCGCTCAGACGGCATAAAAAAAGTTAAAAGCCTTATTCTTGAAATTAACTCTCTTATTACAGAAAGGTGTGCTGCCGCAGGCATTAAAAACGTTGACGGCAAATTTGAATTCGGCATGAACAGCAGCGGCGAATTAATTGTGGTTGATGTGCTTGGAACTCCGGATGAATGCAGGTTTACCATAGACGGTTTTCACATAAGCAAAGAAATAACACGCAGGCATTACCGCGGCACGCAGTGGGCGGAAGAAGTGGAAAAAGCCAAAAAAGAACGCGGCAATGACTGGAAAACTTTTGTAAAAACCGCGCCGCCTCCGCTTCCGTCACAGATGAAAAACCTTATTTCGCAGATGTATCAGGCTGTCACCAATGAAATATCAGGCACCAAGTTTTTTGACGTACCCGCGCTTTCAAAAATAATACCGGAGCTTAAAAAATATGACAAGTAA
- a CDS encoding PD40 domain-containing protein — protein MKNKIFIIFILLLCVIIPFSGCKKKKTEIKAVPTPVPTAVPALDKIIYTSNGSLYWIDRDGNSKQELFPDGKSKWFPSVSPDGWTIAYWVHQNGYFNLWTGNLKNNRATQITFDRDSLEGDTTNLKMSNPGGWTADSSEIIYSRRKNIWKINRDGYNPVALTDTHDCVSPSLSKDNKLIYIKIENENTSNIYSREKDFINETRLTNYTNKKAASPSFSPDGKKIVFTLFEGETSNIAVHDIASGKTENITLDGKSHSPVYSYDGKDIVFVNFINNKYIPEIWIMRPDGTNRMKISDESGGVSPYWLHRILDAPLPTYTPTPASADKTLPAVVPGNKTVSQPVAVKTLQTTAAPIKATVKKGGKVSANIVQPTPTPVSSSPETVATPIRAVPNKSTGAGW, from the coding sequence ATGAAAAATAAAATTTTCATAATCTTCATTCTCTTGCTGTGCGTAATTATTCCTTTCAGCGGCTGTAAGAAAAAAAAGACAGAGATTAAAGCCGTACCCACGCCTGTACCTACAGCGGTGCCGGCGCTTGATAAAATAATATATACATCAAACGGTTCGCTTTACTGGATTGACCGCGACGGAAATTCAAAACAGGAACTTTTTCCTGACGGAAAAAGCAAATGGTTTCCAAGTGTTTCTCCGGACGGCTGGACAATCGCGTATTGGGTGCATCAAAACGGGTACTTTAACCTTTGGACCGGTAATTTAAAAAATAACAGGGCAACGCAGATTACTTTTGACCGGGATTCCCTTGAAGGCGACACCACAAATTTAAAAATGAGCAATCCCGGCGGCTGGACAGCCGATTCGTCAGAAATAATTTATTCGCGCCGCAAAAATATCTGGAAGATAAACAGGGACGGGTATAACCCCGTGGCGCTGACAGATACGCACGATTGCGTTTCCCCCTCGCTGTCAAAAGACAACAAACTTATTTACATAAAAATAGAAAATGAAAATACTTCCAATATATATTCAAGGGAAAAAGATTTTATAAACGAAACACGCCTTACAAACTATACCAATAAAAAGGCCGCTTCACCTTCTTTTTCGCCGGACGGCAAAAAAATTGTCTTTACGCTTTTTGAAGGCGAAACATCAAACATTGCCGTACATGATATCGCTTCCGGAAAAACAGAAAATATCACCCTTGACGGAAAAAGCCATTCCCCGGTGTATTCTTATGACGGCAAAGATATTGTTTTTGTAAATTTCATAAATAATAAATATATTCCTGAAATATGGATAATGAGGCCCGATGGCACCAACAGGATGAAAATTTCTGATGAAAGCGGCGGCGTCTCGCCTTATTGGCTGCACAGAATTCTTGACGCGCCTCTGCCTACATACACGCCGACACCCGCGTCCGCGGATAAAACTTTACCTGCTGTAGTTCCCGGCAATAAAACAGTTTCACAGCCTGTTGCCGTTAAAACATTACAAACCACAGCGGCACCAATAAAAGCCACTGTAAAAAAAGGTGGCAAAGTTTCCGCCAATATAGTACAACCAACACCTACACCGGTTTCTTCGTCACCTGAAACCGTTGCAACCCCAATCCGCGCTGTCCCTAATAAATCTACAGGAGCCGGCTGGTAA
- a CDS encoding PD40 domain-containing protein → MGVKKGNLFAVLSLLIISFIFTMPVSALIEEDAKPVFKKALYFVMQDSKGKYQIGIMNEDGSKKEILTSSGNNWSPCVDPTGNKIAMFSDRSGSVNLYIMNTDGTRQEALTKYTSNKVIPDLYNRGLIQWDKEGKNIYYLMHGNIWSVDKIGISQSALTQHHDVTSFKLSPNYAKFVFFREKTKNNSGIFVMNADLTNEIQLAKSEIIFPSFDWSGDDSIIYSDNAGIKTINASGLGIKTLFSTNYLKNEVSFNRAKLEAKQQVFSYIKNTEKNIPVIYINKTEAKQQKDPKADLKVTDKPGCCAVFSKDGKFIFYVENNDIYSLEYETGKKKKLTSFFNAFFPAPSEIADTTPAKGSFK, encoded by the coding sequence ATGGGCGTAAAAAAAGGCAATTTATTTGCAGTACTTTCCTTATTAATAATATCCTTTATTTTTACTATGCCTGTTTCTGCCCTTATAGAAGAAGATGCCAAGCCCGTTTTTAAAAAAGCCCTCTATTTTGTTATGCAGGACAGCAAGGGTAAATACCAGATTGGTATTATGAATGAAGACGGTTCAAAAAAAGAAATACTTACATCCTCCGGAAATAACTGGTCTCCCTGCGTTGACCCCACAGGAAACAAAATAGCAATGTTTTCCGACCGCAGCGGCTCTGTAAATTTATATATAATGAATACTGACGGTACCAGGCAGGAAGCCCTTACAAAATATACTTCAAACAAAGTAATCCCCGACCTTTACAACAGAGGGCTTATACAGTGGGACAAAGAAGGCAAAAATATTTATTACTTAATGCATGGAAATATCTGGTCAGTTGATAAAATCGGCATTTCGCAGTCCGCATTGACACAGCACCACGATGTCACTTCTTTTAAACTGTCTCCAAATTACGCAAAATTTGTTTTCTTCAGGGAAAAAACAAAAAATAACAGCGGAATTTTTGTGATGAACGCAGACCTTACAAACGAAATACAACTGGCTAAAAGTGAAATAATATTTCCTTCATTTGACTGGTCCGGCGACGATTCAATTATTTATTCCGACAATGCCGGAATAAAAACAATAAACGCATCGGGGCTTGGTATAAAAACACTGTTTTCCACAAATTATCTTAAAAATGAAGTTTCATTCAACAGGGCAAAACTTGAAGCCAAACAACAGGTTTTTTCCTACATTAAAAATACAGAAAAAAACATACCGGTTATTTATATTAATAAAACAGAGGCAAAACAGCAGAAAGACCCCAAAGCAGACCTTAAAGTAACAGACAAGCCCGGCTGCTGCGCTGTTTTTTCAAAAGACGGTAAATTTATTTTTTATGTTGAAAACAACGATATATACAGCCTTGAATATGAAACCGGCAAAAAGAAAAAACTTACTTCTTTCTTTAATGCGTTTTTTCCGGCACCTTCAGAAATAGCCGATACCACACCGGCGAAAGGCAGTTTTAAATGA
- the queA gene encoding tRNA preQ1(34) S-adenosylmethionine ribosyltransferase-isomerase QueA — MDKFKLENYDYELPQELIAQVPSPERDKSRLLVTDKKTGVIEHRLFENITEYLKPGDCLVLNDTRVIPARIYGRTKSGAAIELLLLSFKENYWEAIMGNSRRVKEGDTVLLDGNISALIKKKFGKTVAVYFSAGREEILKAFEKHGKIPLPPYIKEDDSAFHRERYQTVYARKDGATAAPTAGLHFTPALLNRIKTSGVYVEYITLHTGLGTFAPVTEPDIREHKIHNEEYEISPETSAAINTAKESGGRIIAVGTTSLRALESAYSQNKIKSGKSNTSIYIYPGYQFKAVDCLITNFHLPKTTLLALVYAFAGEKNAKKAYKSAIENKYRFFSYGDAMFIK, encoded by the coding sequence ATGGACAAATTCAAACTTGAAAACTATGATTATGAACTTCCGCAGGAATTAATCGCGCAGGTTCCAAGCCCGGAAAGGGACAAATCGCGCCTTCTTGTAACAGATAAAAAAACCGGCGTGATTGAACACAGGCTGTTTGAAAACATTACGGAATATTTAAAGCCCGGCGACTGCCTTGTTTTAAACGATACCCGCGTTATACCCGCGCGCATTTACGGCAGGACAAAATCAGGCGCCGCCATAGAACTGCTTTTGCTTTCATTTAAAGAAAATTACTGGGAAGCCATAATGGGAAATTCACGCAGGGTAAAAGAAGGCGATACGGTTTTGCTTGACGGAAATATTTCAGCTTTAATCAAAAAAAAATTCGGCAAAACAGTTGCAGTTTATTTTTCCGCAGGCAGGGAAGAAATATTAAAAGCATTTGAAAAACACGGAAAAATTCCTCTTCCGCCTTATATTAAAGAAGATGACAGCGCTTTTCACAGGGAAAGGTATCAGACCGTATATGCCAGAAAAGACGGCGCTACAGCCGCGCCAACAGCAGGATTACATTTTACCCCCGCCCTGTTGAACAGGATAAAAACATCCGGAGTGTATGTTGAATATATAACCCTGCATACCGGGCTTGGAACTTTCGCGCCGGTAACAGAACCTGATATAAGGGAACATAAAATACATAATGAAGAATATGAAATTTCACCTGAAACGTCGGCAGCCATAAATACCGCGAAAGAATCAGGCGGCAGAATTATAGCCGTAGGCACCACTTCTTTAAGAGCTCTTGAAAGCGCGTACAGCCAAAATAAAATAAAAAGCGGCAAAAGCAATACTTCCATATATATATACCCCGGTTATCAGTTTAAGGCCGTAGACTGCCTTATAACCAATTTTCACCTTCCAAAAACAACGCTTCTTGCTCTTGTTTACGCGTTTGCCGGAGAAAAAAACGCTAAAAAGGCCTATAAATCGGCCATTGAAAATAAATACAGGTTTTTTTCATACGGCGATGCCATGTTTATTAAGTAA
- the rsmG gene encoding 16S rRNA (guanine(527)-N(7))-methyltransferase RsmG, whose protein sequence is MNLQAALKKHLEGSPAVINGEMFNNILIYSNELIEKNRQFNLTAITAPEEVAVKHVLDSVHLFGAMSGDVPVSLADAGTGAGFPGIIAAILNEKIKVTLVESNGKKANFLNGVINKLKLNNAVVIQSRSEECSRDKKMRQKFSAVTMRAFAEFKTAMELTSALCALKGKIYYFASADQVKEIKREGNIYNELKLKFEKIYDYTLPLDLGKRHIVILSRTGDTPNCYPRTFQKIKIKPISF, encoded by the coding sequence ATGAACTTACAAGCCGCTTTAAAAAAGCATCTAGAGGGCAGTCCTGCCGTTATAAACGGAGAGATGTTTAATAATATACTCATTTACTCAAATGAGTTAATTGAAAAAAACAGGCAGTTTAATCTTACCGCAATTACCGCCCCCGAAGAAGTTGCAGTAAAACATGTCCTTGATTCCGTACACCTGTTTGGGGCGATGTCAGGCGATGTTCCGGTTTCGCTTGCGGATGCCGGAACCGGCGCGGGTTTTCCTGGTATCATAGCCGCCATATTAAATGAAAAAATTAAAGTTACCCTTGTTGAATCAAACGGGAAAAAAGCAAATTTTTTAAACGGTGTAATTAATAAACTAAAACTTAATAACGCAGTTGTAATTCAAAGCCGCAGTGAAGAATGTTCCCGCGATAAAAAAATGCGTCAAAAATTTTCAGCAGTGACGATGAGAGCGTTTGCGGAATTTAAAACAGCAATGGAACTGACATCTGCGCTGTGCGCGCTTAAAGGAAAAATTTATTACTTTGCAAGCGCGGATCAAGTTAAAGAAATTAAACGCGAAGGAAATATTTATAACGAACTGAAATTAAAATTTGAAAAAATCTATGATTACACTTTACCGCTTGATCTTGGAAAAAGGCACATTGTAATTTTAAGCAGGACAGGGGACACGCCTAATTGTTATCCAAGAACATTTCAAAAGATAAAAATTAAACCTATCAGCTTCTAA
- the recF gene encoding DNA replication/repair protein RecF, translated as MYIKKIELSNLRNYSSLNLELVQGINVFHGDNGSGKTNIIEAIHWMSLGKSFRASDDKEIVKENCDSCRVYAEAEISGLDKLFSLDYSSASRKKSIRINNTKIKRMGDIIGEIPVVLFSPEDIQIIKGEPVLRRKYLDQMLCQVSKEYFETLAKYTKEVSHRNYLLKGIKDKKIKISNLDIWNEQIKNNGTLLVMKRFEAIEELNSILVSKFSSEKNDVSITYLSKNFMSVKPEDIKAEYENHFKTKIDEEILRGVTLIGPHRDDLEIFYTGKKAKAFASEGQQRVSAILLKLAEGLFIKERKNIYPVIMLDDFSSELDNPNRGFIGRTLEQFKQIIITTTYPENLKELIPAKMFHVEQGKVRQG; from the coding sequence ATGTATATAAAAAAAATTGAACTTTCAAACCTTAGAAACTATTCATCACTTAATTTAGAACTTGTTCAGGGTATAAATGTTTTTCACGGGGATAATGGTTCCGGGAAAACAAATATAATTGAAGCAATCCACTGGATGTCTTTGGGAAAATCTTTCAGAGCATCTGATGATAAAGAAATTGTTAAAGAGAATTGTGATTCGTGCAGAGTATACGCGGAAGCAGAAATAAGCGGGTTGGATAAATTGTTTTCTCTTGATTACTCATCTGCTTCCAGAAAGAAAAGCATCAGAATAAATAATACAAAGATAAAAAGGATGGGTGACATCATAGGAGAAATTCCTGTAGTGCTTTTTTCTCCGGAAGACATTCAGATAATAAAAGGCGAGCCGGTCTTAAGAAGAAAATATCTTGATCAGATGCTGTGCCAGGTAAGCAAAGAATATTTTGAGACGCTGGCAAAATATACAAAAGAGGTAAGTCACAGAAATTATCTGCTGAAGGGAATTAAAGACAAGAAAATAAAAATTTCCAATCTTGATATATGGAACGAGCAGATTAAAAACAATGGAACATTATTAGTCATGAAAAGATTTGAAGCTATAGAAGAATTAAATTCAATTCTTGTTTCAAAATTTTCATCAGAAAAAAATGATGTCTCTATAACATATCTTTCCAAAAATTTTATGTCGGTAAAACCCGAAGACATAAAAGCCGAATATGAAAATCATTTTAAAACAAAAATTGATGAAGAAATTTTAAGAGGCGTGACGCTGATTGGCCCTCATCGGGATGATTTAGAAATTTTTTATACCGGCAAAAAAGCAAAAGCTTTTGCGTCCGAAGGGCAGCAGAGAGTATCCGCTATTTTATTAAAACTTGCAGAGGGGCTTTTTATAAAAGAAAGAAAAAATATTTACCCTGTAATTATGCTTGATGATTTTTCTTCTGAACTTGATAACCCAAACCGCGGGTTTATAGGCAGGACACTTGAACAGTTTAAACAGATTATTATCACCACCACCTATCCGGAAAATTTAAAAGAGCTAATTCCCGCAAAAATGTTCCACGTGGAACAAGGCAAAGTTAGACAAGGCTAA
- a CDS encoding HD domain-containing protein, whose amino-acid sequence MKIRSQLILGIVAIVILSVTATTVVLVRDAAEIMQGQINEKALLMINYFKGVSAEPLLKDDEVTLNTYLNEIISTEGLVYLIITGRDGYVKAADDSSLLGAVLKNRLPEIAAGEKNIFLKYKGSDYSVIAFSGTVDVKAGRIKTEAGKIYAGFDSEYVKEKLVRVYVKSAAIAAGIIIISVIFIVALMHRMMSPLNKLVKGTNKIADGDLSYKIKITAGNEFQELANSFNGMTDKLKDYYDGILNAFTVAVDTQDKYIPAHAKRVSKMAVKTAQAAGLSPKRAENLRVAAILKDVGNIGVKRKILDKTDPLTADDFLEIQKHPEIGAKIIKNIDALKDVVPIIVAHHERFDGNGYPDGKKGEEIPVEARILAVADAYDAMTTEREHRKALDKEEAVYELRLNKGKQFDPVITERFIEVINKEGGKT is encoded by the coding sequence TTGAAAATAAGAAGCCAGTTAATATTAGGTATAGTTGCTATCGTCATCCTTTCTGTAACTGCAACCACTGTTGTGCTTGTAAGGGATGCCGCGGAAATAATGCAGGGGCAGATAAACGAAAAAGCGTTACTTATGATAAATTATTTTAAGGGCGTCAGCGCGGAACCGCTTTTAAAAGATGATGAAGTGACGCTTAATACATATCTTAATGAAATTATTTCAACCGAAGGGCTTGTTTACCTTATTATTACCGGCAGAGACGGGTATGTGAAAGCCGCTGACGATTCTTCACTGCTTGGCGCGGTTTTAAAAAACAGGCTGCCTGAGATTGCAGCGGGTGAAAAAAATATTTTTTTGAAATATAAAGGCAGTGATTATTCAGTGATTGCCTTTTCGGGCACCGTGGACGTAAAAGCCGGACGAATTAAAACTGAAGCGGGAAAAATCTACGCCGGTTTTGACAGTGAATACGTAAAGGAAAAACTTGTAAGGGTTTATGTTAAAAGCGCGGCAATTGCCGCGGGTATAATTATTATATCTGTTATTTTTATTGTGGCATTAATGCACAGGATGATGAGCCCCTTAAACAAACTTGTAAAAGGGACAAATAAAATTGCAGACGGCGATTTAAGTTATAAAATAAAAATAACCGCGGGCAATGAATTTCAGGAGCTTGCAAACAGTTTTAACGGCATGACGGATAAACTTAAGGATTATTATGACGGAATATTAAACGCGTTTACGGTGGCGGTGGATACGCAGGATAAATATATTCCCGCGCACGCAAAAAGAGTTTCAAAGATGGCGGTTAAAACAGCGCAGGCAGCCGGGCTTTCGCCCAAAAGGGCGGAAAATTTAAGGGTGGCTGCTATATTAAAGGATGTTGGCAATATCGGAGTAAAAAGAAAAATACTTGATAAGACCGACCCGCTTACGGCTGATGATTTTCTTGAAATACAGAAACACCCGGAAATTGGAGCTAAGATTATTAAAAATATTGATGCTTTAAAAGATGTTGTCCCTATTATAGTGGCTCATCATGAAAGGTTTGACGGCAACGGTTATCCTGACGGCAAAAAAGGCGAGGAAATTCCTGTTGAGGCAAGGATTCTTGCGGTGGCGGACGCTTATGACGCCATGACAACCGAAAGGGAGCACAGAAAAGCGCTTGATAAAGAAGAGGCGGTTTATGAACTTAGGCTTAACAAAGGAAAACAGTTTGACCCTGTTATAACAGAAAGGTTTATTGAGGTAATAAATAAGGAAGGAGGAAAAACTTAA